Genomic DNA from Catellatospora sp. TT07R-123:
GCGGCCAGCGGCAGCAGGTCGACCGGTTCGCTGCGCAGCGGGCGCTGCTCGTCCAGCCGGGCCAGCAGCAGCAGGTCCTCCACCAGCAGGCCCATCCGGGTGGCCTCGGTCTCGATCCGGGCCAGCAGCGCCGACACCTCGGCCGGGTCGGTGACCACACCCTGCCGGTGCAGTTCGGCCAGGCCGCGGATGCCCGCGAGCGGGGTGCGCAGCTCGTGCGAGGCGTCGGCGACGAAGCGGCGCAGCCGCGCCTCGGACGCCGTACGCTCGCCGAAGGAGCTCTCGATCTGGGCCAGCATCGTGTTCAGGGTCCGCGACAGGCGGCCGATCTCGGTGCGCGGCGCGGCCTGTAGCGGCACCCGGCGGGACAGGTCGCCCCCGGCGATGATCTCCTCGGCGGTCTGCTCGACCTCGGTCAGCGGCCGCAGCCCGACCCGGATCATGTAGACGCCGAGCACGGTCGCCAGACCGAGCACGACCATGGTCACCACGATCTCGATCCCGCCCAGCCGGCCCATGGTGCGGGCGACGCCGGTGAGGTCGTACGCGATGACGACGCTGCCGTCGCCGCTGGTGCGCTCGGTGACCAGCACCTGGTAGCCGGGGTGGTGGCGTTCGGCCGAGTTGGCCGCGTAGAACGGCTTGTCCGCGCGCGACACCACGTCCGCCCGGTCGAGCACGGGCAGTTCGGGCGAGCCGCGCTGTCCCGGCCCGCGCAGCTCCTTGACGACCCGGCCGGTGTTGTCGCGGAACTCCAGCACGTACGCGTCGAACAGGGCTTTGCCCTTGGAGTTGGCCAGCCGGGCGAACTCCTCGGTGGTGACCTCGGCGGGCTCGGTCCCCGACATGGCCTGCGCGGTGAGGAACAGCTGCTCGTTGACCCGCTCGACCAGGTACATCCGCAGCAGCGCGACGCTGGTGAAGTCGGCGACCACGAATCCGGCGGCGACCAGCGCGAGCACCCCGGCCAGCAGCCGGGACCGCAGCGACCAGCGCTTGGGCCGTTTCAGGGCGGCGACCAGCTTCACGAGCGGGGCAGCCGCAGCGAGTAGCCGAAGCCGCGCAGCGTGTGGATGAGCGGCGGGTCGACGGTGTCGACCTTGCGGCGCAGCAGCGAGATGTACGACTCCACGATCCGCGCGTCGCCGCCGAAGTCGTAGCGCCACACGTGGTCGAGGATCTGCGCCTTGCTGACCACCCGGTCGGCGTTGGTGAGCAGGTAGTGCAGCAGTTTGAACTCGGTCGGGCTGAGCCGGATCAGCTTGCCCGCCCGGCGCACGTCGTGGGTCTCCTCGTCGAGTTCGAGGTCGGCGAAGCGCAGGGTGGAGTCGTCGCTGGGCAGGGCCGCCCCGGCATAGGTGCGCCGCAGCACGGCCCGGATGCGGGCGACGACCTCCTCCAGGCTGAACGGCTTGGTCACGTAGTCGTCGCCGCCGACGGTCAGGCCGGTGATCTTGTCCTGCACGCCGTCGCGGGCGGTGAGGAACAGCACGGGCACGTGGGCGCCGGAGGAGCGCAGGCGGCGGACCACCTCGAAGCCGTCGCAGTCAGGCAGCATCACGTCGAGCACGAGCAGCTCGGGCTTGAACTCGGCGGCCACCGCCAGCGCCTGGGCGCCGGTGGCGGCGGTGCGGACGTCGAAGCCCACGAACCGCAGGCTGGCCGAGAGCAGCGACACGATCGTCGGCTCGTCGTCGACCACGA
This window encodes:
- a CDS encoding response regulator transcription factor; amino-acid sequence: MKPEQGEQRRLLVVDDEPTIVSLLSASLRFVGFDVRTAATGAQALAVAAEFKPELLVLDVMLPDCDGFEVVRRLRSSGAHVPVLFLTARDGVQDKITGLTVGGDDYVTKPFSLEEVVARIRAVLRRTYAGAALPSDDSTLRFADLELDEETHDVRRAGKLIRLSPTEFKLLHYLLTNADRVVSKAQILDHVWRYDFGGDARIVESYISLLRRKVDTVDPPLIHTLRGFGYSLRLPRS
- a CDS encoding cell wall metabolism sensor histidine kinase WalK; the protein is MKLVAALKRPKRWSLRSRLLAGVLALVAAGFVVADFTSVALLRMYLVERVNEQLFLTAQAMSGTEPAEVTTEEFARLANSKGKALFDAYVLEFRDNTGRVVKELRGPGQRGSPELPVLDRADVVSRADKPFYAANSAERHHPGYQVLVTERTSGDGSVVIAYDLTGVARTMGRLGGIEIVVTMVVLGLATVLGVYMIRVGLRPLTEVEQTAEEIIAGGDLSRRVPLQAAPRTEIGRLSRTLNTMLAQIESSFGERTASEARLRRFVADASHELRTPLAGIRGLAELHRQGVVTDPAEVSALLARIETEATRMGLLVEDLLLLARLDEQRPLRSEPVDLLPLAADAIESAQLREAARPVRLELLDGEAPVVLGDEDRLRQVLTNLLGNALAHTPPGTPVTVRVGTEDDRAVLDVVDQGPGLAPEHAERIFERFYRVDPARARDHDRFPAAGSGLGLSIVAALVTGHGGTITYAPTPGGGATFAVRLPLA